In the Euphorbia lathyris chromosome 5, ddEupLath1.1, whole genome shotgun sequence genome, one interval contains:
- the LOC136229178 gene encoding pleiotropic drug resistance protein 3-like isoform X3, translating to MVCEFANLACFKREAKITILKDVNGIIKPQRMTLLLGPPGCGKTTLLLALSGKLGDSLKVTGEISYNGYQLEEFVPQKTSAYISQNDLHIPDMTVRETIDFSAQCQGIGSRAEIMIEVSRREKQAGIVPDPDLDAYMKAVSVEGLKNNLQTDYILKILGLDICSDTMVGDAMRRGVSGGQKKRLTTGEMIVGPTKALFMDEISNGLDSSTTFQIVSCLQHFVHISDATALISLLQPAPETFDLFDDVVLMAEGKIVYHGPRSSVCKFFEDCGFRCPERKGVADFLQEVISRKDQAQYWYGTEQPYSYVSVDQFVKKFKECHLGKKLNEDFSKPFDKSESEKTALSFNKYSLPKWELFKACTRREFLLMKRNTFIYVFKTAQLTIIALIAMTVLLRTRLGVDVLHANDYMGAVFYALLLLLVDGFPELQFTVSRLAVFYKQKDMFFYPAWAYVVPASLLKLPLSLLEAFVWTALTYYVIGFSPEVGRFFRQFLMLFVVHLTSTSTFRFIASVAQTPVAATTIGSFFIITSLLFGGFIIPKPSMPGWLSWGFWISPLTYGQIGLCVNEFLAPRWEKIPSGNTTLGQQTLETRGLNYDDYFYWISVAALIGFTVLFNIGFTLALTFLKSPGRSRAIISYESYKKMQGIIDDSIDNVTHDAHYPSSTTSKNGKMVLPFQPLNITFQNLQYYVVPPPEMRKRGFAEKKLQLLSDITGAFRPGILTALMGVSGAGKTTLMDVLCGRKTGGFIEGEIKIGGFPKVQDSFARISGYCEQTDIHSPQITVEESVAYSAWLRLPSDIDSKTKNEFINEVLETIELYGIKDSLVGLPGISGLSTEQRKRLTIAVELVANPSIIFMDEPTTGLDARAAAIVIRAVKNVVETGRTVVCTIHQPSIDIFEAFDELILLKNGGRIIYSGPLGQNSNKVIEYFEDIDGVAKIKDNYNPATWMLEVTNLSAEAELGVDFAKIYEESSLYRNNKDLVKQLSIPTPGSKELHFPSRFSRNSWEQFKACLWKHHLSYWRSPSYNLTRIVYMIFASILFGALFWQQAKKINNQQDLFIILGSMYTAVIFFGINNCSTVLPYVATERIVFYRERFAGMYSPWAYSFAQVLVEVPYLFVVALIYIVIAYPMVGYSMSAYKIFWAFYAMFCTLLCYNYMGMLLVSLTPNVQVASILASTSYAILILFSGFVVPKPRIPNWWIWLYYICPTSWVLNGLLTSQFGDVKEEISVFGETKSVSNFLEDYYGYDHDFLGVVGVVLIIFPFVLASLFAFCIGKLKFLKR from the exons ATGGTTTGT GAGTTTGCCAATCTGGCATGTTTCAAACGTGAAGCAAAGATTACCATCCTCAAAGATGTCAATGGCATCATTAAACCACAAAG GATGACTCTACTGCTTGGACCTCCAGGCTGTGGCAAAACCACATTGCTGTTAGCCCTCTCTGGGAAATTGGGTGACTCTCTTAAG GTTACTGGTGAAATATCTTACAACGGATACCAATTAGAAGAGTTTGTTCCTCAAAAAACTTCAGCTTATATAAGCCAAAATGATCTCCATATTCCAGATATGACTGTCAGGGAAACAATTGATTTTTCTGCTCAATGTCAGGGCATTGGAAGCAGAGCTG AGATCATGATTGAAGTCAGTAGAAGGGAAAAGCAGGCAGGGATAGTCCCAGATCCTGATCTGGATGCTTATATGAAG GCAGTCTCAGTTGAAGGACTGAAAAATAACCTTCAGACAGACTACATTTTGAAG ATTCTGGGACTCGACATCTGCTCTGACACAATGGTCGGAGATGCCATGAGAAGAGGTGTCTCCGGTGGTCAGAAGAAAAGGTTAACTACCGGAGAGATGATTGTTGGACCAACTAAAGCATTATTCATGGATGAAATATCAAATGGCTTAGACAGTTCTACCACTTTCCAGATTGTATCTTGCCTGCAGCATTTTGTGCACATCAGCGATGCTACTGCATTGATTTCACTTCTTCAGCCGGCACCTGAGACCTTTGATCTCTTCGATGATGTTGTTCTTATGGCAGAAGGGAAGATTGTGTATCATGGCCCACGCTCTAGTGTCTGCAAATTCTTTGAGGATTGTGGTTTCAGGTGTCCTGAAAGAAAAGGTGTTGCTGACTTCCTTCAAGAG GTTATATCAAGAAAAGATCAAGCACAGTACTGGTACGGCACAGAACAACCATACAGTTATGTTTCTGTTGACCAATTTGTCAAGAAATTCAAAGAATGTCATCTAGGAAAAAAGCTGAATGAAGATTTCTCAAAGCCATTTGATAAATCTGAAAGCGAAAAGACTGCTTTATCCTTCAACAAATACTCTCTGCCGAAATGGGAACTGTTTAAAGCTTGCACTAGAAGGGAGTTTCTCTTAATGAAGAGGAATACCTTCATCTATGTTTTCAAAACTGCACAG TTAACGATCATTGCTTTGATAGCAATGACTGTATTGCTGCGAACTAGATTGGGTGTGGATGTGCTCCATGCAAATGATTATATGGGTGCTGTCTTTTATGCACTTCTTCTGTTGCTCGTCGATGGATTCCCAGAATTGCAGTTTACAGTCTCGAGACTTGCAGTTTTCTACAAACAGAAAGACATGTTCTTTTACCCTGCTTGGGCTTACGTGGTTCCTGCTTCTCTTCTTAAACTTCCACTTTCTCTCTTGGAAGCTTTTGTCTGGACTGCTCTTACTTACTATGTTATTGGTTTCAGCCCTGAGGTTGGAAG GTTCTTTCGCCAGTTTCTTATGCTCTTTGTGGTACATCTAACATCAACATCCACATTTCGCTTCATTGCATCAGTCGCCCAAACTCCAGTTGCTGCTACAACAATTGGCAGTTTCTTTATAATCACTTCTTTATTATTTGGGGGTTTTATCATCCCAAAAC CCTCCATGCCTGGTTGGTTGAGTTGGGGATTTTGGATTTCACCCCTTACATATGGGCAGATAGGATTGTGCGTGAACGAGTTTCTTGCTCCTCGTTGGGAAAAG ATTCCGTCTGGTAACACAACCTTAGGACAACAAACGCTAGAAACCCGAGGATTAAACTATGATGACTACTTTTACTGGATATCTGTTGCTGCTCTCATTGGCTTCACTGTTCTTTTCAACATTGGTTTTACTTTGGCATTAACCTTCTTGAAAT CTCCTGGAAGATCTCGTGCTATTATTTCTTATGAAAGCTACAAGAAAATGCAAGGAATAATTGATGATAGCATTGACAATGTCACCCATGATGCTCATTATCCATCATCCACAACATCTAAAAATG GGAAGATGGTTTTACCTTTTCAGCCCCTCAATATAACATTTCAGAATCTACAATATTACGTCGTCCCACCTCCG GAAATGAGAAAAAGAGGTTTTGCAGAGAAGAAGCTGCAGCTGCTTTCTGACATTACAGGGGCATTCAGACCTGGTATCCTCACAGCTTTGATGGGTGTTAGTGGAGCTGGAAAAACAACTCTTATGGATGTTCTTTGTGGTAGAAAAACTGGTGGTTTTATTGAAGGAGAGATTAAAATTGGTGGGTTTCCAAAGGTTCAGGATTCATTTGCTAGAATTTCAGGTTATTGTGAGCAAACTGATATACATTCTCCACAAATTACTGTGGAAGAATCTGTGGCATATTCGGCCTGGTTGCGACTGCCATCTGATATAGATTCAAAGACTAAAAAT GAATTTATCAATGAAGTCCTTGAAACAATTGAACTTTATGGAATCAAAGATTCTCTAGTGGGTTTGCCAGGAATCAGTGGCTTATCAACCGAGCAGCGAAAACGTTTGACTATAGCAGTGGAGCTTGTAGCAAATCCATCTATCATTTTCATGGATGAACCCACCACAGGTTTAGATGCAAGAGCAGCTGCAATTGTAATAAGAGCAGTGAAGAATGTAGTTGAAACAGGAAGAACAGTTGTTTGCACAATTCACCAGCCAAGTATTGATATCTTTGAGGCCTTTGATGAG ttgattttattgaaaaatgGAGGACGTATTATCTATTCCGGGCCACTGGGCCAAAACTCCAACAAGGTTATTGAGTACTTTGAG gatatTGATGGGGTGGCTAAGATTAAGGACAACTATAATCCGGCAACATGGATGCTAGAGGTCACTAATTTATCTGCAGAGGCTGAACTTGGAGTAGATTTTGCGAAAATTTATGAAGAATCGAGCTTATATAG GAACAACAAAGATTTGGTAAAGCAACTGAGCATACCAACTCCAGGTTCAAAGGAATTGCATTTTCCTAGCCGTTTTTCAAGAAACAGTTGGGAGCAATTCAAAGCCTGCTTGTGGAAACATCATCTCTCATATTGGAGAAGTCCATCTTATAATTTGACTCGTATTGTTTATATGATTTTCGCATCCATTCTGTTTGGCGCACTCTTCTGGCagcaagcaaagaaaat AAACAACCAGCAAGACCTGTTCATTATACTTGGTTCAATGTATACTGCTGTAATCTTCTTTGGGATAAACAATTGTTCCACAGTTTTACCCTATGTTGCTACAGAACGAATTGTTTTCTACCGTGAAAGATTTGCAGGAATGTATTCTCCATGGGCATATTCGTTTGCTCAG gtGCTAGTGGAGGTACCGTACTTGTTCGTAGTAGCTTTGATTTATATAGTAATTGCATATCCAATGGTTGGTTATTCAATGTCTGCCTACAAAATATTCTGGGCTTTCTATGCCATGTTCTGTACATTGTTGTGTTACAACTACATGGGGATGTTGCTGGTCTCATTAACACCAAATGTTCAAGTGGCTTCCATTTTAGCATCCACTTCCTACGCAATTCTTATATTGTTCTCTGGGTTTGTTGTGCCGAAACCG AGGATTCCAAATTGGTGGATATGGCTATACTACATTTGTCCCACATCTTGGGTACTAAATGGTCTTCTGACCTCTCAATTTGGAGATGTGAAAGAAGAAATATCAGTTTTTGGAGAGACCAAATCTGTTTCCAACTTCTTGGAAGATTACTATGGCTATGACCATGACTTTTTAGGGGTTGTTGGTGTTGTTCTTATCATCTTCCCTTTTGTCTTAGCTTCTCTCTTTGCATTTTGTATAGGAAAACTCAAATTTCTCAAAAGGTAG